One Glutamicibacter mishrai genomic window carries:
- a CDS encoding Gfo/Idh/MocA family oxidoreductase: MAYQTLPTTSGQPLRIAVIGTGWIGAFHARTVAQYLPDAQLHVVADPAPGRAAELAAQLGCTNYTEDIADVFADKTVDAVVIGAPSAFHAGLITQAAAAGKHIFCEKPAAHALVDLDNALKAVENAGVLLQIGFNRRFSQDFASVAEQVNSGAIGTPQLLRSLTRDPEVAGGLPNAAKIRSHVIFTETLIHDFDTLNWLNPGAEVQEVHVMADALVAPEHRENGLLDTAVVTMRYSNGAIAVAEANFSASYGYDVRGEVFGSKGMVQAGNPVQLAASSFDAQGAHAPTERLNIELFAQAYRDQLSIFTRKIRGLREGSADAALAVPTGKDARAALRVALAALESSETGLPVKLESATRLAVNA, encoded by the coding sequence ATGGCTTACCAAACCCTGCCAACAACGTCCGGGCAGCCACTTCGCATTGCCGTCATCGGCACCGGCTGGATCGGCGCATTCCACGCCCGCACGGTGGCCCAGTACTTGCCCGACGCGCAACTGCACGTTGTCGCTGACCCGGCCCCGGGGCGCGCGGCAGAACTGGCGGCGCAACTGGGCTGCACCAACTACACCGAGGACATCGCTGACGTTTTCGCTGACAAAACCGTCGATGCCGTGGTGATCGGCGCCCCTTCGGCTTTCCATGCGGGCCTGATCACCCAGGCCGCCGCGGCCGGCAAGCACATCTTCTGCGAGAAGCCTGCGGCCCACGCCCTGGTTGACCTCGATAACGCGCTGAAGGCCGTCGAGAACGCCGGGGTGCTGTTGCAGATCGGCTTCAACCGTCGCTTCTCCCAAGACTTCGCGTCGGTGGCAGAACAGGTGAACTCCGGAGCTATCGGCACCCCGCAACTGCTGCGTTCGCTGACCCGCGACCCGGAAGTGGCCGGCGGATTGCCCAACGCCGCGAAGATCCGCTCCCACGTGATCTTCACCGAAACCCTGATCCACGACTTCGACACCCTGAACTGGCTGAACCCGGGTGCCGAGGTGCAAGAGGTCCACGTCATGGCAGACGCCCTGGTCGCCCCGGAACACCGGGAGAACGGTCTGCTGGACACCGCGGTGGTCACCATGCGCTACTCCAATGGAGCCATCGCGGTCGCCGAGGCCAACTTCTCGGCCAGCTACGGCTACGACGTGCGCGGAGAAGTCTTCGGATCCAAGGGCATGGTCCAGGCCGGCAACCCGGTCCAGCTGGCTGCTTCCAGCTTTGATGCGCAGGGAGCCCACGCTCCCACCGAGCGGTTGAATATCGAGCTTTTCGCCCAGGCCTACCGCGATCAGCTGTCGATCTTCACCCGCAAGATCCGCGGCTTGCGCGAAGGCAGCGCCGACGCGGCCCTCGCCGTGCCCACCGGCAAGGACGCGCGTGCCGCCCTGCGCGTAGCCCTGGCCGCACTGGAATCCTCTGAAACCGGCCTTCCGGTGAAGCTTGAATCTGCCACCCGGCTCGCGGTGAACGCATGA
- a CDS encoding LacI family DNA-binding transcriptional regulator, with the protein MPEASAQRPAKRPTLADVARASGVSVALASIVLREAEGASEESRARVKQAAADLGYRPDSRARSLRSSRSRTLGLALALGEPLHAELADALYAEADAHGFEIILGATGKHRDERRVLNTLIDAGVEAVIGVFPELPASQLAQISKQLPVISLLRKVKGLPSIITDEAAGIDQLVSHLAQLGHTRSLHLDGGSAVAAKQRRDAFLASAAKADIEARVIAAGPDDATAFEVLRGYFEQTPPAERVTAVVAFNDRAALGARQAIDLAGLAVPGQISVTGYDDSEFSRLAHADLTSVRQDVAALAQAAMQAALEAPGTSSTHAPQIVVRGSTGRLMA; encoded by the coding sequence ATGCCCGAGGCTTCCGCCCAACGCCCCGCAAAACGCCCCACCCTCGCCGATGTCGCCCGCGCTTCGGGCGTATCCGTTGCCTTGGCCTCCATCGTGCTGCGCGAGGCCGAGGGGGCAAGTGAAGAGTCGCGGGCGCGAGTCAAGCAGGCTGCGGCGGATCTGGGCTACCGCCCCGATTCACGGGCACGCTCCCTGCGCAGCAGCCGCAGCCGGACCCTGGGCCTGGCCCTCGCGCTCGGCGAACCGCTGCATGCCGAATTGGCCGACGCCTTGTACGCCGAGGCCGATGCCCATGGCTTCGAAATCATCTTGGGCGCCACCGGCAAGCACCGCGATGAGCGCCGGGTGCTCAATACCCTCATTGACGCTGGTGTCGAGGCGGTGATCGGCGTCTTCCCCGAGCTTCCGGCCAGCCAACTCGCCCAGATCTCCAAGCAGCTGCCGGTGATCAGCCTGCTGCGCAAGGTCAAAGGCCTGCCTTCGATCATCACCGACGAAGCCGCCGGCATTGACCAGCTTGTCAGCCACCTCGCGCAGCTCGGGCATACCCGGTCGCTGCACCTGGATGGCGGATCCGCAGTTGCGGCAAAGCAACGCCGCGATGCCTTCCTGGCCTCGGCAGCCAAAGCAGATATTGAAGCCCGCGTCATTGCGGCAGGGCCCGATGACGCCACCGCGTTCGAGGTCCTGCGCGGCTACTTCGAGCAAACCCCGCCAGCCGAGCGCGTCACCGCCGTCGTGGCCTTTAATGACCGCGCCGCCCTCGGCGCACGTCAGGCGATCGATCTAGCAGGCTTGGCGGTTCCCGGCCAGATCAGTGTGACCGGCTACGATGACAGCGAGTTTTCCCGCCTGGCGCACGCCGATCTGACCAGCGTCCGCCAGGATGTCGCAGCCCTGGCGCAGGCGGCCATGCAGGCTGCGCTGGAGGCTCCCGGCACCTCAAGCACCCACGCGCCGCAGATTGTCGTGCGCGGCAGCACCGGCCGCCTCATGGCTTAA
- a CDS encoding sugar porter family MFS transporter, with protein MSSAQNQSAKSSLPPLTAGPHSRRLGLISIVACFGGLLFGYDTGVANGAEGPMAAELGLNLLQVGVVISSLVFAAAVGALVIGQISDAWGRRKTIIMLAVMFFLGTLLVIFSPAGPEPGTFSPLGFSVLVIGRIMLGLAVGGASTVVPVYLAELAPYEIRGSITGRNELAIVSGQLAAFVMNAIIGTALGGSVEGVWRIMFAICALPAIALFFGMLRMPESPRWLVEKRRYAEALRVLKTVRSPERALAEVHEIEIVAEEEKRNNKPVGIKAILTNKWLLRIIAIGIGVSMTQQLTGINSIMYYGTRVLEESGMSEQQAVLANIAFGVVAVVGGVIALRNMDRMDRRTTFVIGLSLTTTCHLLVAFAGMLLPVGNPIRPVVILILVVAFVMSMQTFLNVAVWVWLAEIFPLHMRGLGIGISVFFGWGTNGVLALFFPSLVSGVGITGCFFIFAGIGVLALLFVATQVPETRGRSLEALEEDVSTGAIYQVKPSVNA; from the coding sequence ATGTCCAGTGCGCAGAATCAATCTGCCAAATCGAGCCTCCCGCCCCTGACGGCGGGTCCGCATTCCAGACGGCTTGGCTTGATCTCGATTGTGGCCTGTTTCGGCGGCCTGCTCTTCGGCTACGACACCGGTGTCGCCAACGGCGCCGAAGGCCCGATGGCGGCAGAGCTCGGACTGAACCTCCTGCAGGTGGGTGTGGTGATCAGTTCGCTGGTCTTCGCGGCAGCGGTCGGCGCGCTGGTCATTGGACAGATCTCTGACGCCTGGGGGCGGCGCAAGACCATCATCATGCTGGCCGTCATGTTCTTCCTCGGAACCCTGCTGGTGATCTTCTCGCCGGCAGGACCGGAACCGGGAACCTTCTCGCCCCTGGGATTCAGCGTCCTGGTGATCGGTCGCATCATGCTCGGCCTGGCAGTCGGCGGCGCTTCCACGGTGGTCCCGGTATACCTCGCCGAGCTGGCGCCGTATGAGATCCGCGGTTCCATCACCGGGCGCAACGAGCTGGCCATCGTTTCCGGCCAGCTGGCGGCCTTCGTCATGAACGCCATCATCGGCACCGCGCTCGGCGGGAGCGTCGAGGGCGTCTGGCGAATCATGTTCGCCATCTGCGCCCTGCCGGCAATCGCGTTGTTCTTCGGCATGCTGCGCATGCCGGAATCCCCTCGCTGGCTGGTCGAAAAGCGTCGCTACGCCGAAGCGCTGCGCGTGCTGAAGACCGTGCGTTCCCCTGAACGCGCACTGGCCGAGGTCCATGAAATCGAAATCGTGGCCGAAGAGGAAAAGCGCAACAACAAGCCGGTTGGCATCAAGGCCATCCTGACCAACAAATGGCTGCTGCGCATTATCGCCATCGGCATCGGTGTCTCCATGACCCAGCAGCTCACCGGCATCAACTCGATCATGTACTACGGAACGCGCGTGCTGGAAGAATCCGGCATGTCCGAACAGCAGGCTGTCCTGGCCAATATCGCCTTCGGCGTGGTGGCTGTGGTGGGCGGCGTGATCGCGTTGCGCAATATGGACCGCATGGACCGCCGAACGACCTTCGTTATCGGCCTGTCGCTGACCACCACCTGCCACCTGCTGGTGGCCTTCGCCGGAATGCTCCTGCCGGTAGGCAATCCGATCCGCCCGGTCGTCATCCTGATTCTCGTGGTCGCCTTCGTGATGTCCATGCAGACCTTCCTGAACGTTGCCGTTTGGGTCTGGCTGGCAGAAATCTTCCCGCTGCATATGCGCGGCTTGGGCATTGGCATCTCGGTGTTCTTCGGCTGGGGAACCAACGGCGTGCTGGCGCTCTTCTTCCCATCCCTGGTCTCGGGAGTCGGTATCACCGGATGCTTCTTCATCTTCGCTGGCATTGGCGTTCTGGCACTGCTCTTCGTCGCGACCCAGGTCCCCGAAACCCGCGGACGCTCCCTGGAAGCCTTGGAGGAGGATGTCTCCACCGGCGCGATCTACCAGGTCAAGCCTTCGGTGAACGCATAA